One genomic segment of Mastomys coucha isolate ucsf_1 unplaced genomic scaffold, UCSF_Mcou_1 pScaffold22, whole genome shotgun sequence includes these proteins:
- the Tmem120b gene encoding transmembrane protein 120B, with translation MSGQLERCEREWHELEGEFQELQETHRIYKQKLEELTSLQTLCSTSISKQKRHLKDLKLTLQRYKRHSSHAEAELIQQMTANIKERQNIFFDMEAYLPKKNGLYLNLVLGNVNVTLLSNQAKFAYKDEYEKFKLYLTIILLLGAVACRFVLHYRVTDEVFNFLLVWYYCTLTIRESILISNGSRIKGWWVSHHYVSTFLSGVMLTWPNGLIYQKFRNQFLAFSIFQSCVQFLQYYYQRGCLYRLRALGERNHLDLTVEGFQSWMWRGLTFLLPFLFCGHFWQLYNAVTLFELSSHEECKEWQVFVLALTFLILFLGNFLTTLKVVHAKLQKNRNKTKQP, from the exons GAGACACACAGGATCTACAAGCAGAAGCTGGAGGAGCTGACCTCACTACAGACACTGTGCAGCACCTCCATCAGCAAGCAGAAGAGGCACCTCAAGGACCTGAAACTCACGCTCCAGAG GTACAAGCGCCATTCCAGCCATGCAGAGGCGGAGCTCATCCAGCAGATGACCGCCAACATTAAGGAGCGGCAGAACATCTTCTTTGACATGGAGGCCTACCTACCGAAGAAGAACGG GCTCTACTTGAATCTGGTTCTTGGCAATGTGAATGTGACCCTCCTCAGCAATCAGGCCAA GTTTGCTTATAAGGACGAGTATGAGAAGTTTAAGCTCTACCTGACCATTATCCTGCTTCTGGGTGCTGTGGCGTGTCGCTTTGTCCTTCACTACAG GGTGACAGATGAAGTCTTCAACTTCCTGCTCGTGTGGTATTACTGCACCTTGACCATTCGGGAGAGCATCCTCATCAGCAATGGTTCCAG AATCAAGGGCTGGTGGGTGTCTCACCATTATGTCTCCACGTTCCTGTCTGGAGTGATGTTGACTTG gcCTAATGGACTAATTTATCAGAAGTTTCGAAATCAGTTTTTAGCGTTCTCCATTTTTCAGA GCTGCGTGCAGTTTCTACAGTACTATTACCAGAGGGGCTGTCTCTACAGACTGCGGGCCCTGGGGGAGAGGAACCACCTAGACCTCACAGTGG AAGGGTTCCAGTCCTGGATGTGGCGGGGCCTCAccttcctcctgcctttcctcttcTGCGGCCAT tTCTGGCAGCTCTACAATGCCGTCACGCTGTTTGAGCTCTCCAGCCATGAGGAATGCAAAGAATGGCAG GTATTCGTGCTTGCTCTcaccttcctcatcctcttcctcggTAATTTCCTGACCACACTCAAAGTCGTCCATGCCAAACTCCAGAAGAacagaaacaagacaaagcagCCATGA